Proteins found in one Limnohabitans sp. TEGF004 genomic segment:
- the lexA gene encoding transcriptional repressor LexA — MIEMPKLTARQQQILELIQSAIANTGSPPTRAEIAAELGFKSANAAEEHLQALARKGAIELVSGTSRGIRLKGGNQRSYQESSFSASPSGFSLPLVGRVAAGSPILAQEHVDQTYFVESSLFQRKPDYLLRVRGMSMRDAGIMDGDLLAVQSTRDAKNGQIVVARLGEDVTVKRFRKTASHIELLAENPDFKTIVVEPGEPFEIEGLAVGLIRNTMMM; from the coding sequence ATGATTGAAATGCCAAAACTAACCGCCCGTCAGCAACAGATTCTGGAGCTTATCCAGTCTGCCATTGCCAACACCGGTTCGCCCCCTACTCGTGCAGAAATTGCCGCAGAGCTTGGCTTCAAATCGGCCAACGCCGCTGAAGAACATTTGCAAGCCTTGGCCCGTAAAGGCGCCATCGAACTGGTGAGCGGCACCTCTCGCGGCATTCGCCTCAAGGGTGGCAACCAACGCAGCTACCAAGAAAGCAGTTTCAGCGCTTCGCCCTCAGGCTTCTCTCTGCCGCTCGTGGGCCGAGTCGCTGCTGGCTCACCCATCTTGGCGCAAGAGCATGTGGACCAAACTTATTTTGTAGAAAGCAGCTTGTTCCAACGCAAGCCCGACTATTTGCTGCGTGTGCGCGGCATGTCCATGCGCGACGCAGGCATCATGGACGGCGACTTGTTGGCTGTGCAATCCACACGCGACGCCAAAAACGGCCAAATCGTGGTGGCCCGCTTGGGCGAAGACGTGACTGTTAAGCGCTTTCGCAAAACCGCCAGCCACATTGAGCTACTCGCAGAAAACCCCGACTTCAAAACCATTGTGGTCGAACCTGGCGAGCCCTTTGAAATTGAAGGTTTGGCCGTTGGCCTGATCCGTAACACCATGATGATGTAA